ATACGTATTTTTGGGCCTAAAGGGCTCATACAAGGTTCAAGATGAGTGAtttatgattggtttctgatatgtatactaaatgatataaaatgtttgtatttattttgaaaagtttggtaatgctctataaccctgttcTAGCGACgaataagggttaggggtgttatatttagtggtatcaaagcttcaGTTTACCTGATTCTTGAAATGAACGTAGCTTGTAAAAtgtttagaaatacatgccatataaatctgtgatagtgtgatgtgtatgaTCTGATctaacctttgttttttttagataGTAAAGATGTCATATAGATCTGAACGTGCTGGTAATGATGAAGTTAATAGTAAAGCACAGACTTCTGAACATGAGACGAGTAGTAATGTCCCATTTCCTCTGGCTCATGAACAAgaacttaaaaatatgttctttgGATATATGAATCAGTGGTTTAGTGAATTCATGCAAGAAAGAAATTTGGTTCAACAACCTCCTCCCCCTACTGTACCAATTGTAGTGCCTCCGGTTGCACCTCCACCTCCTCTAGAGACTGAATCTAATAAACGTACTCCAATTGAAATACTCAGAAAGTGTAGGACTGAAGAATTTCAAGGTAGGTCAGATAATGATCTAGTCAAAGCTGATTATTGGCTTCAAAATACAATAAGAGTTttaaagaaatggcttgattccCTGATGATTATCTAAGATGTTGCAGTTTCATTACTGAAAGAGGAATCATACAACTGGTGGTCGACAATAGTGGCTGTAGTGCCAAAAGAGAAAATTTCCTGAGAATTCTTCCAGAGtgaatttaaaaggaaatatgTTGGCAAAAAATAtctaaacaagaaaaaaaaggaatccCTCGAGTTGCGCCAAGGTAACAGATCAATAGCTGAGTATGAAAGGGAATTTGTATACCTCAGTAAATATGCCTGGGAAATTATGCCAACCAAGGAAGAAATGTGTATTTGATTTGAAGAagggttgaatgatgaaatcCAAATGATGATTGGGGGTACTGAAATACGAGAATTTTTCATTGTCAAATCGTGCACAGAAGATGGAAGAGGTGTACAATAGAAAAATGCAGCGAGATAGACAGAATAAAGAGTTTTACAAAAGAAGTTCCTCCAAATCATTTTTAGCATTGCCAGCTAAAAAGTCTAGAGATGATTTCAGTTGAGCACCTTAATCTCAAAACGgtcgaataaaaataaaatgattcaaCAAGATTTCGGGGTATCAACTAGACACGCTGTTAGTGTGAGAAGTGTGGAGAATGCTCCTAAGCCTAAATGTAAATATTGTGGGAAATATCATCCTAGTGAGTATAAAAGTAAAGTGGGGGCTTGTTATAAATGTGGAGCAACTAATCATTTTATCCGAAATTATCCTCAACTGCAAAAAGAGGGTGAAGAGCAGAAAGAAAGACAATTGGCTACTTCCTAGAGAAGTAGACGTTCGGGCCAAAATAGTGCCGCTGGAACTGCTCATTCGAGTATGAGAGATACTGCTGTTCAGTCAGAGGCTAGAGCACCTACACGTACCTATGCCATTCGAGCAAGAGAGGAAGCTACGGCCCCAGATGTGATTGCTGATATATTCTATCTTTTTGATGTTACTGTGTATGTATTGATTGACCCAGGGTCCACTCATTCTTATATTTGCATTTCATTAGTAGCGAAAAAGAAGTTACCTGTTGAATCTACTGATTATGATATTCAAGTTACTAATCCATTAGGTCAAAGTgtaatagttaatttaatatgtcGAAATTGTCTACTGAAAGTGAAAGGCTGTGAATTCcctactgatttgatgttactaccctttcgggaatttgatgttatccTTGGAATGGATTGATTATCAATGCATGATACAGTGGGAAATTATAGAAAGAAAcggattgatttgaaatgtcagaTAGGAGAGATGATTTCAGTTGAGTCTGAGAAtccaaaagaaattattagaattattttagCCTTTTCTACTCAGAGATTGATGCGAAAAGGTAATGAGGCATATCTAGGCTACACTCAGGATTCTGAATCGAAGCTAGAACAGTTACCGGTTATTAATGAGTTTGTTGATGTATTTCCTGAAGAATTGTCGAGTTTAACACCTGATTGTGAAGTTGAGTTTGTGATTGATGTGGTTCCTAGAACGACCCCGATATCAGTAACACCATACCGGATGTCACAAGCTGAACTAAAGGAATTAAAGGCTCAATTGTAAGAGTTATTAGACCGAGGGTTTATTAGACCAAGCATGTCTCTCTAGGATGGACTGTCTTATTTGTGAAAAAAGAAAGACAATACTTTGAGACTATGTATAGACTACAGACAGTTAAATAAGGTCAcaattattaaaactaaaaatagagtttaactgggagaagaaaagacaaaataaaatttggtcaAAATAAAAGGCATTCTcccacaaatctccaccttgacttgTATTTGGACAAACTCCCTTGTCGAACCCTGTTATGGGCTTAACTAATTCTTTGTTGGATACTTACCAAGTCCAAGCAATGCTCGAACTTTGAAATTGGAAGGCTTTTTGTCCATATGTCAGTTAGATTATGTTCTGTGTCAATATTAAGAATTTGAACATCTATTTGAATGATCACCTCTCgaaaaaatgataatgaatgtCCATGTGCTTCATTCTCTCGTGATGAATTTGATCTTTGGTGAGATGTATGACCCTTTgattatcaaaatatacgacaGTTGCCCCTTTTTCACTTACCAATTCACTGAACAAGCCCTTTAACCAAATTGCTTCTTTTACTACTTCTGTAATCGCCATTATTTTGCTTCAGTAGTCAACAAATCCAGTGTAGCTTGAAGTGTCACTTTCCAAGTAATGGCACAATTCCCAAAAGTAAATAGGTAACTTGTGAAGGACCTTCTTCGATCTAAGTCTCCTGCataatcagaatcaacataTCCAAATAAATCGTTTTGAGTTCTTCCAAACTCTAAGCACATGTTAGAAGTACCccataaatatatgaaaattcacTTAATTTCATGCCATTGTAACTTACCCGGATTGGCCATGTATCGACTAACAACACTAACAACATGTGAAATATCGGGACAAGTGCATACCATTACATACATCAAACTTCCAATTACACTTGAATAAGGTACCTTTGACATGTACCTTTCATATTCTTCATTCTGTgggaaatttgaaattgagagTTTAAAGTGTGCGGCTAAAGGAGTACCTAACAGTTTTGCATCTTACATCTCAAACCACTCAAGGATCTTCTTGATGTACCTTTGttgtgataaaaataatttctcgaACTATctatatctcaaaattttaatccccaaaattttctttgcttCACCTAAATCCTTCATCTCAAACTTAGAGTTAAGCAGGGTTTTAAGACGATACATTGCAGATGGATTCTTAGCTGCaattaacatatcatcaacataaagcagcaaatatataaaataatcatcatCAAGAAATTGTAGATAAACACAACTGTCATATTTACTTCGAGAAAAAAACAATACTCAACATGAAGGAGTCAAACTGTTTATACCACTGCCAAGGAGACTGCTTTAAACCATACAAAGACTTTTGTAAGAGACAAACATGATCTTCTTTACCTTCAACTTTGAAGCCTTCCAATTGTTGCATGTAGATGTCCTCTTCAAATTCACCGTGAAGGAAGGCAGTCTTTACATCTAACTTCTCTAACTTAAGATTATTTAATGCAACAAAGGTCAAAAGTGTCTGAATGGATGTATGTTTTACAATGAGAGagaaaaaatcatgaaatttaacTCCCTCCACTTGACTGTAGCCCTGTGCAACCAATCTTGCCTTGTACCTAGTGTCGTTAGGACTTAgaccttctttctttttaaataccCATTTACAACCAATGATTCTTTTACCAATTGGTGGATTAACTAGCCTTCAAGTCTCATTCTTTTGAAGCGATTCCATCTCTTCTTCTATTTCAACGAGAAATTTTCTAGAATTAGAGGCTTGAACTGTCTCATAATAACAAGAAGGATCGGTTGAATCAATGTTCTTTGCAACACTTAGACCACAAGCCACTAGTTTTCCTTCACAATATTTATGTGGTGGTCAAATTTCTAGCCTTTTCCTATTACGAGCGAACTTATAATTAGTTAACTGAGATTGTGAGGATACCTAAGGGTTGGATGGAGCCCCAAACAGATCTGAAATAGCTTCAAAATTGCAAGAATTAGAATTTTGTCCTGTCGTAGCGACGTCGTATGACTTTTCGTTGGATCGAGACATCTGTTCGTTGTGTCATTGGGAAATTAGGCATTTGTTCGTCGAGATGTCACCCTTTGTTTCAGGTTTTGACTCTACCTTGCTCGAGACACTCTGATTAGTTGTGTCTTTAAAAGTAAAAGTCATCTTTTTCTAATTGAAACATGACAGATTCatcaaacataacatatatGCTAACAATTATTTTGTTGGATTTCGAACACCACAACTTAAAACCTTTTGTACCGGCAGAGTATCCCAGAAAGATACATTTAACAACCCTTGCTTCTAGGTTTCCCTAGCTAGCTTTAGTATAAATAGGACAATTGAAAATTCTAAGATTAGAATAATTGGAAGGACTATCTAACCATATCTCCTCTGAAACTTTACCCCCCAATGCTCGATGAGGAGATCGATTTACCAAATAACTTGTTAGGTTTATGACTTCAGCCCAAAATTCCTTCCCTAAGCTTGCATTAAAAAGAATGCATTGAGTTTTTTCAAGCAAGGTTCTATTCATTCTTTCTTCAACTCTATTCTACTGCGGAGTTTCAACAATGGTTTGAGGTCTTTCAATTCCTTTTCGTTTGCAGAAATCATTAAACTCTGATGAACATAACTCAAAACCATTATTTGTTCTCAACCACTTCACATATTTTCCGATTTGTTTTTCTAATAGTGTCTCCTACTGTTTAAAGATTCTGAAGACTTCGCTtctttatttaaagaaataaactcGACCTTTTCCAAAGTTATCATCAACAAAAGTTAGGAAATGTAATCTAGAGTCTCTTTTGTAATCTAGAGTCTCTTTTGTTATGTGCACTATTGAATTGAAACTGACTTGAGTTTGTTTCCAAAAATGTAATGCTCTTAGAAACCTAACTTACCAACTCTAGTGTCTTTGAGAAGACCTCTATTGCATAAGACTGTCATACCTTTCTCACTCATATGACCTAGTCGCATGTGCCAAAGTTTGGTTGAATCAGAACCGGTGGAGAAAGAGTCATGTCATGTCGTCACAAAATCAGGTTGATTCTCATCGCGACATGGTCGCGATTTCGACTTTTCTTCGGTAATCGTAGTTGCACCAGTAACTATTGACCCTTGCAGAATGTATAGGCTACCATTTTTTCTATCCCCTCATCATAACAAGAGTCTTACAAGAAACTTCTAAGTCATTTGACTCAATGACTATCTTACAACCGTTAGAATCCAAAATTCCCAATGAGATAAAATGTTCTTTAAATTAGgaacatacctgacatctgacaGTGCCTGaataattttatcatacatCCTACTTTGTATTGTTCTGATTTCGAATATTTTACATTGTAAGTTATTCCCACAAGCataactccaccttcaactgaactgcCTGTGGAGAACCAGTCCGTGTTGGGATACATGTGATAGGATCACCCTAAATCTAAGATCCATACAGAAGTAAGATGAGAGCTTTCGGTCATTGACACCAACAAGAAATAATCTCTTCTGTCCTTGGCTACACTAGGATCAACAACTTCGACTTTCTGGTTatcttttttttgtcttttcgACATcccttttgattttattttgaagtttccaACATTCTTTTTTAACGTGACCCACCTTTTTACAATAGCCACAATATTTGTCACGATTTCTGGATTTAGACCTTACTTTAAACCTATTTCGATCTATCTTTTTGGTTTGTTGTTTGCCTCTTGCAACTAGGACTGAGGCTTGCCTGTCTAACTTTTTATTTGGGCCTAATTCATTGTCATGTTTATCCTTACCCAAAATATTTCTCTTCACATCCTTGAATGAGAGATGATCTCTCCTATAAATCAGAGTTTCCctgaaatttttataagaagAGGGCAAAGAGCATAACAACAACATAGCTTCATCCTTGTCACTAATCTTTGCTTCGACATTCTTTAAGTCATTAAGAAGGGTAACAAACTCGCTATTATGAGTTCTAGTAGACTCACCTTTGGCCATTCTGAATGTGTAGAGATGTTGTTTTAATACTAACCCTTTGGCCAGATATTTCATCATATATAAGGCTTTTAGTTTCTTCCACAACACAGATGCTATTTTCTCCATCATAACCTTCTGTAACATATTATTCGTGAGGCATAATTGAATAGTGAATAGAGCCTTCTCATCAAGCTCTTCCTATTCTGACTCATCCATATCTGAGGGCTTATTCCCTGTAAAGACCTTTTTCAGACCGTTCTGAACTAGTATTGTTGTCATCTGAACTTGCCACAaactaaaatttacaattcTGTTGCACTTCTCAATATTGAACATTGACGCTGCCATCTCTAAACGAGTTGATTGCAGAAATCGAATTAGCTCTGATACTAGTTTGTAAAGGATAAACTCGATTAAACAAcgaagaaagtaaagaaaataagaattgaaaagatcaaacacgtaaattttacatggaaaaactcctcaaaAGAGGATGAAAATCACGGGAAAAAGgagatttcactataataaaggAGAGTataaaagatgaagagaattaaaagaaaaaccagaaGCCTTACAAGAAAAACCCTTTgaaacaaagaataaaattctctcaacctaaatattttttgttgtgtaaaacctagagtaactaaggcctatttatatgcTAAAATTCGTAGCATATATGACTACAACAACTCTAAGTTAATAAGAATTTAAGTGAGAAATTAAAACAGAGTTTAACGATAGAaagaaaagtcaaaataaaCTTTGGTCAAAATAAGAGGATTCTCCCACATAAACAATATCAAGTATAATAGAATTTtcctaataattttaatagcaATTAAACGAATATGCTAatgaatatcaaaatattctttttcaAAGACAATGCCCTTAATTCATTCCCCTTGATGCAAACGCAACATCCTCAAAGATCCGAGTATTAATCTTCTAAAAATATCCTTAGTAATgggattataaaattttaaaccctaaatattttagaatatttgaaattaaaaggatcaaaaatattattgaacACAACTTATCAATTCTCCTTTTAAAGACACAACCTAATCACTTGTGCCACAATGAAGCCTAATTcttaatggttaaattgtgtTTCTTACCTATGACAATAGTATGCAATGATTCATTAAATGAAGCAATAATATCAACTAAATATAGATTATCATAACGTAATAAAGAACTGGAACCAACTagatttgaattatgaaaaaagactaaattttctttttaaaatgaaCAAGAGTAACTAAATTTGttcaatgtttaaataaaaatcaaaatccacCTAAAAGATAGTACAGTAAAACTTGcacaaatccaaataaaatccATTTCTCAATAATaacttaaaagtttttaataataatttaaattaattaggaaaacattttgttgactaaaattaccaaaattatggccttaatttattatttgaatggAGGGAtgattttacatttaatttcatttgagaTTTATAAGAAGTAGAGCATAGACAAATTGAAGGAGACAAAAAATTACATGGAAATTTAGAAGCACAAACATAGACAAATACAAGTCCATGAACTTTTTTTCAACACAAATTCttttaaagtaatatttttaagttttgatttgtgattttttattatttattttccaacCTTTTCATAACAAAGATAAATTTTGTCACCAAATTCGAGAGAAGCTTAGAGTTAAAagatagtttttaaaataaaaaaaactttaactatttttataaaaatgaagtctgaatttttttatattccgGTAAAACTTGAGCTATATGATgacaaaattagaaaagaaatatgatttttccttgaaagttatcattaaaataaaaaatttatataaaaattattttctttaaaaaaactctTTCCTTTCTTATTTGAACTtatggaaaaatatggaaagaaagaaatttactaaaaacAACTTTATTTTTGACTTGAACGGTGAAGTTAGAGGTAAGGATGAAAGTTTGGTTTTTATAACTATGAGGTGTGGTAGGGTGGTTGCTTACCTCGTCTTTTAATCATGTGTTTGACGGTTCAATCCCCTCTCATAGGAATAGAGCACATTTCATGACCAGTCGTTTTTCTCTTTGGAGAGTACCCATAACGAGAGGATTAGTCACTACTATTGTCAATGGATACCCTTGCTTTGACAACAAAGAAGAggaaaatttatcttttattgttGAAGGTAATGGAAAAATTGCAAGCCAATTCCCTCTCTGGTTTACTTTTGTTTTCATAAGGcctttcacatattttaattagaacatTGTTTCTACTAAAATTATacttctttgaaattttaaaatttcagcgTAATTAATTGTAGCATTGCTCTCTtcgtgttttttaatatatttttggaataatatttggtacactgtcaatagaatttttagactccacaaatATGGTAAGGGGGTTGACAAGTATCCTATagaaatatagtaaaatattaaaaataaatattttaataaaagacacaagtcaattatttaatatacttgtgaaataaaaaaaggtataGAACTAATGTAAAAATACTAACCTATATTTTGAtggtgttttgttttaaatttacaagtttagTCCTCCAATATTCTACTGCATTCTTAATTATTTGCCCAATAAATTCCTTTATTTACACattgattataaaatttgaaatttatcattttcatttaatgcCCTATTTTCAAACTAGGATTTAACcctcaaatatattttcaagagttttttaaacatttataaaattatttttcttttaaatttatatttattaatattttaataaaaattaaagaaatttataaaaaatgttgaataaatatgttttactGTTAAACTTCttcaattttcaataatatgtttaaaatacttttaatattattaagaattttataaaagttcTGCAATcgattaaaaattcaatatattttacttagttatgtttaaattttaataaatctgatataaatgttaaaaatttattttcccaaaatttttaatattacaatttaacatttttatttaattttattaattaaaaatatttaaaaaattcaattagaaaacctatttgaaattgagtttttaaaataatataaaatttgttggAACTATAGCTGTCAACTGCTGATGTTTAACCCTTGTTTAAACAACCCCTTGAACTATTATTGTCGCATCATCCCCATGTTTAAATAGATGTCCAAAAAAACCTTTGGATCGCAATCTGGATGTGACTTTAGGATAGTTCAAATGGAGTTAGATGTTGGCATTTTTTATTTCGACTTTCAAGTTTATATCCACCATAAACAAATGATTCTTAGAACATGTTTTACCTCATGCTAAATCATAGTGATCAAATTTAGCTGATTGAAGAAACTTGAATATCGACATGCTTTATCCAATAAAGTTTATCCTTATCCTTTAAGCCTATATCTTGTAAattaaactaatgaatttaCTTGTCTTATAAGGATTTATCTTGGGATAAATATGGGAGGCCATTATACTAGATTATTATGCAATTAAAAGGATGAATTTATCGACACAAAATATGCTAAAGGAAGCTACTATAGTGTG
The sequence above is a segment of the Gossypium raimondii isolate GPD5lz chromosome 4, ASM2569854v1, whole genome shotgun sequence genome. Coding sequences within it:
- the LOC128040420 gene encoding uncharacterized protein LOC128040420 codes for the protein MRDTAVQSEARAPTRTYAIRAREEATAPDVIADIFYLFDVTVYVLIDPGSTHSYICISLVAKKKLPVESTDYDIQVTNPLVGNYRKKRIDLKCQIGEMISVESENPKEIIRIILAFSTQRLMRKGNEAYLGYTQDSESKLEQLPVINEFVDVFPEELSSLTPDCEVEFVIDVVPRTTPISVTPYRMSQAELKELKAQL